In the genome of Cryptomeria japonica chromosome 8, Sugi_1.0, whole genome shotgun sequence, one region contains:
- the LOC131055965 gene encoding disease resistance protein RUN1 isoform X1 has product MWELSEHSLPHHCSVQRPFFVLEIFALFSIKMASSSRANTSDTECCNDVKKENAPNVEANGSIQPNKSICSDRQEIYLAKDVFLSHSGKQKFFVRQLYRDLTNQGVSCFFDQDPESLPLGEDFPSRIFEAAKTCKAAVLLLSENFLESKWPMLELSAFMEARDKTRTNPNLKIVPLFFLVSPDVLKSFTPGNEKWKQLGISEVEQNNWYRALNALRRTNGLMFNEGDDEGEFRDKIVKEIWHTITPSPRYHVPRMQGQVRMCQEVADFFNTVHSDAKRISVAGLYGIPGHGKTTLAKAFCNFKLGDFEGKVCHLEFSRGDPLQRVKLALQYVTHCPPWILQTLTDPDQAKVELDRRVKGQRVLLVLDNITEENIDEVRYYVEADFRKESCILLSARSVDVLVKHFKLELQSCMRAPRLEKDEAIHILLERTSIEESTLREDDKNTALKCANRCSFREVGSIGRTFHPLALKAFGGHLFSKYGSHLSKWVAEIDDMVDRPGDGLDEVFVLLGKAFDDVRSEYRTIFILLTVYMLPNMSTQKVTEWLAIICNKEILFIEKAVEDLCKKAFIEEFGPEIRIHDLYIEFARSKANEMRRWLWWKGDPPSTRGLLSSEDNAGFELAKLEQCNRRRPSQIVPQDLQNLWLLQLLGVRTESTLDLGKMGRLRSITLHKCNDLEALERMENIQQLAWLQISEVHPLFKLPELSSFQGLQHLEINIAVSQVLNQLGDLTGCVSLREINVCCPSLLEFPRLHGLPHLEKVEFRVCKKVKGPLDCTECVELQCIVLDSCCAMADAPLLTGCKKLSKILLQECDALTTCPDIDVPSALKILELFISSEAASAPKRLESCYGLENLQLWNMQCLKELPSFTLLSNLTVLRLDKCGIRDPPDLTCCASLEDVYFFKLIYLERFPNFSGLRKLKNLSLYDCWSVQDPPDISGCIQLQVFHLVYNDNMEGLPNMGEFSQLEEVKLSWRSEYEKGHVDCEYFHPCEGPQSFQEERFPNLRDAEMFPQSLEFYRNLQPSVELVSMTFEYNENLQSWVECYNEESSPSISNAEMVPQCLEFNDDPQQCAEMVPQSLLFKKDLQSYVKRSARNLQSYVKRMIRPLQSSVKRVLQSLAGMVKYCLPSSELMMACRPRTHDEDLTVGAPHCIRYEDLQPCLERYKYETFWNLNDVSAPEALKEWQWLKGKKILVKKYVRRRITYYSLTAPYRLG; this is encoded by the exons AGAATGCCCCAAATGTGGAGGCAAACGGATCCATCCAACCCAACAAATCGATCTGCAG TGACCGCCAAGAGATATATTTGGCTAAAGATGTATTTCTCAGTCACAGCGGTAAGCAGAAATTTTTTGTTCGACAGCTATACAGAGACCTCACAAACCAAGGAGTGTCCTGCTTCTTTGATCAAGATCCCGAAAGTTTGCCACTGGGAGAAGATTTCCCTTCTCGTATATTTGAAGCCGCCAAGACATGCAAAGCAGCAGTTTTGCTTCTCTCTGAGAATTTCCTCGAATCTAAGTGGCCAATGCTGGAACTCTCGGCTTTCATGGAAGCGAGAGACAAAACCCGTACAAATCCCAATCTCAAAATTGTACCCCTTTTCTTTCTGGTTTCACCCGATGTTCTTAAAAGCTTTACACCAGGCAACGAAAAGTGGAAACAGTTGGGGATATCCGAGGTAGAGCAAAACAACTGGTACCGCGCTTTGAATGCACTACGGCGGACGAATGGGTTGATGTTCAATGAAGGTGATGACGAAGGGGAGTTCAGAGATAAAATTGTGAAAGAAATCTGGCATACAATAACACCCTCACCAAGGTATCATGTCCCTCGGATGCAAGGGCAAGTACGAATGTGTCAG GAGGTTGCAGATTTCTTCAACACTGTTCATTCGGACGCAAAGAGAATCAGTGTTGCAGGATTGTATGGAATACCGGGCCACGGGAAAACTACACTTGCCAAGGCTTTCTGCAACTTCAAATTGGGGGATTTCGAAGGTAAAGTATGTCATCTGGAATTTTCCAGAGGCGATCCATTGCAAAGAGTAAAACTTGCTCTGCAGTATGTCACTCACTGCCCTCCATGGATTCTCCAGACACTGACAGATCCAGATCAG GCAAAAGTTGAGTTGGACAGAAGAGTGAAGGGCCAAAGGGTTCTGTTGGTTCTCGACAATATCACAGAGGAAAACATAGACGAAGTGAGATACTATGTTGAGGCAGACTTCAGGAAAGAAAGTTGCATTCTTTTGAGCGCACGCAGCGTAGATGTTTTAGTAAAGCATTTCAAACTTGAGTTGCAGTCATGCATGCGCGCTCCCAGGCTTGAAAAAGACGAGGCCATACACATATTATTAGAAAGAACATCTATAGAAGAGTCCACGCTGAGGGAAGACGACAAAAATACTGCTTTGAAGTGTGCAAACAGATGTTCATTCAGAGAGGTCGGTTCGATAGGTCGAACATTTCATCCGTTAGCCTTAAAAGCTTTTGGCGGCCACCTCTTCAGTAAATACGGTTCGCATCTGTCAAAATGGGTTGCTGAGATAGATGACATGGTAGACCGACCCGGTGATGGTTTGGATGAAGTGTTCGTTTTGCTGGGCAAAGCTTTCGATGACGTGCGTTCCGAGTACCGCACCATATTCATACTTCTCACCGTATATATGCTGCCCAATATGTCTACCCAGAAAGTTACTGAGTGGCTAGCAATAATTTGCAACAAAGAGATCTTGTTTATTGAGAAAGCA GTTGAGGATCTATGTAAGAAGGCATttattgaagaatttggacctgaAATTCGTATACATGACCTATATATTGAATTCGCTCGGAGTAAAGCAAATGAAATGAGGAGATGGCTGTGGTGGAAGGGTGACCCACCTAGTACACGTGGGTTACTATCATCAGAAGACAATGCAGGGTTTGAATTGGCTAAATTGGAGCAGTGCAACCGTCGAAGACCATCCCAGATCGTCCCCCAGGACCTTCAAAATCTATGGTTGCTTCAGCTCCTAGGTGTGCGGACTGAGAGCACGCTTGACTTAGGCAAAATGGGTCGTCTCAGAAGTATCACATTACACAAATGCAATGACCTGGAAGCACTTGAACGTATGGAAAATATTCAACAGCTAGCGTGGCTTCAGATAAGCGAGGTACATCCACTGTTTAAACTTCCTGAGCTAAGCAGCTTCCAAGGTTTACAACATCTTGAGATCAACATTGCAGTCAGCCAGGTGCTCAATCAGCTGGGAGATCTTACCGGTTGTGTTTCTCTGAGAGAGATTAATGTTTGCTGTCCATCCCTCTTGGAGTTCCCAAGGTTACATGGTTTGCCGCATTTGGAGAAAGTGGAATTTAGAGTGTGTAAGAAAGTGAAGGGGCCCCTCGACTGTACAGAATGTGTGGAGCTGCAATGTATTGTCCTCGACAGTTGCTGCGCGATGGCTGACGCACCGCTCCTTACTGGCTGTAAGAAACTATCAAAAATTTTATTGCAAGAATGTGATGCATTGACGACATGTCCAGATATAGATGTGCCAAGTGCTTTAAAGATACTAGAATTGTTCATTTCATCAGAAGCTGCGTCAGCGCCCAAAAGATTAGAGTCTTGTTACGGACTGGAGAATCTTCAACTATGGAATATGCAGTGTCTGAAGGAGCTTCCAAGTTTCACGCTTTTATCGAATTTGACTGTGCTCAGGCTTGACAAATGTGGTATAAGGGACCCACCAGATCTCACATGTTGTGCCTCGTTGGAGGATGTTTACTTTTTCAAACTAATATATTTAGAAAGGTTTCCCAATTTCTCAGGACTGAGGAAGTTAAAGAActtaagtttatatgattgctgGAGCGTTCAAGATCCTCCTGATATTAGTGGCTGCATTCAGTTACAGGTATTCCATCTAGTCTATAATGACAATATGGAAGGACTTCCAAACATGGGCGAGTTTTCACAATTAGAGGAAGTCAAACTGAGTTGGCGTTCTGAGTATGAGAAAGGGCATGTAGATTGTGAGTATTTTCACCCTTGTGAGGGTCCTCAATCTTTTCAAGAGGAAAGGTTCCCGAACTTACGCGATGCGGAAATGTTTCCGCAAAGCCTTGAATTCTATAGGAATCTTCAACCTTCTGTGGAATTAGTTTCAATGACATTTGAGTATAATGAGAATCTTCAATCTTGGGTGGAATGTTATAACGAGGAAAGCTCCCCAAGCATAAGTAATGCGGAAATGGTTCCCCAATGTCTCGAATTCAATGATGATCCTCAACAATGTGCGGAAATGGTTCCACAAAGTCTTCTATTCAAAAAGGATCTTCAATCTTATGTGAAAAGGAGTGCTCGAAATCTTCAATCTTATGTAAAAAGAATGATTCGACCACTTCAATCTTCTGTGAAGAGGGTTCTCCAAAGTCTTGCAGGGATGGTTAAATATTGCCTTCCATCCTCGGAGCTCATGATGGCATGTCGACCTCGTACTCATGATGAGGATCTCACTGTTGGAGCTCCACATTGTATTCGTTATGAGGATCTTCAACCTTGTTTGGAGCGTTATAAATATGAAACCTTCTGGAACTTAAATGATGTAAGCGCACCAGAAGCATTGAAAGAGTGGCAATGGCTAAAGGGCAAGAAAATATTGGTGAAAAAGTATGTCCGTAGACGGATTACCTATTACTCTCTCACTGCTCCATATAGATTGGGCTAG
- the LOC131055965 gene encoding disease resistance protein RUN1 isoform X2, producing MASSSRVNTSATEGCNDVTKENAPNVEANGSIQPNKSICSDRQEIYLAKDVFLSHSGKQKFFVRQLYRDLTNQGVSCFFDQDPESLPLGEDFPSRIFEAAKTCKAAVLLLSENFLESKWPMLELSAFMEARDKTRTNPNLKIVPLFFLVSPDVLKSFTPGNEKWKQLGISEVEQNNWYRALNALRRTNGLMFNEGDDEGEFRDKIVKEIWHTITPSPRYHVPRMQGQVRMCQEVADFFNTVHSDAKRISVAGLYGIPGHGKTTLAKAFCNFKLGDFEGKVCHLEFSRGDPLQRVKLALQYVTHCPPWILQTLTDPDQAKVELDRRVKGQRVLLVLDNITEENIDEVRYYVEADFRKESCILLSARSVDVLVKHFKLELQSCMRAPRLEKDEAIHILLERTSIEESTLREDDKNTALKCANRCSFREVGSIGRTFHPLALKAFGGHLFSKYGSHLSKWVAEIDDMVDRPGDGLDEVFVLLGKAFDDVRSEYRTIFILLTVYMLPNMSTQKVTEWLAIICNKEILFIEKAVEDLCKKAFIEEFGPEIRIHDLYIEFARSKANEMRRWLWWKGDPPSTRGLLSSEDNAGFELAKLEQCNRRRPSQIVPQDLQNLWLLQLLGVRTESTLDLGKMGRLRSITLHKCNDLEALERMENIQQLAWLQISEVHPLFKLPELSSFQGLQHLEINIAVSQVLNQLGDLTGCVSLREINVCCPSLLEFPRLHGLPHLEKVEFRVCKKVKGPLDCTECVELQCIVLDSCCAMADAPLLTGCKKLSKILLQECDALTTCPDIDVPSALKILELFISSEAASAPKRLESCYGLENLQLWNMQCLKELPSFTLLSNLTVLRLDKCGIRDPPDLTCCASLEDVYFFKLIYLERFPNFSGLRKLKNLSLYDCWSVQDPPDISGCIQLQVFHLVYNDNMEGLPNMGEFSQLEEVKLSWRSEYEKGHVDCEYFHPCEGPQSFQEERFPNLRDAEMFPQSLEFYRNLQPSVELVSMTFEYNENLQSWVECYNEESSPSISNAEMVPQCLEFNDDPQQCAEMVPQSLLFKKDLQSYVKRSARNLQSYVKRMIRPLQSSVKRVLQSLAGMVKYCLPSSELMMACRPRTHDEDLTVGAPHCIRYEDLQPCLERYKYETFWNLNDVSAPEALKEWQWLKGKKILVKKYVRRRITYYSLTAPYRLG from the exons AGAATGCCCCAAATGTGGAGGCAAACGGATCCATCCAACCCAACAAATCGATCTGCAG TGACCGCCAAGAGATATATTTGGCTAAAGATGTATTTCTCAGTCACAGCGGTAAGCAGAAATTTTTTGTTCGACAGCTATACAGAGACCTCACAAACCAAGGAGTGTCCTGCTTCTTTGATCAAGATCCCGAAAGTTTGCCACTGGGAGAAGATTTCCCTTCTCGTATATTTGAAGCCGCCAAGACATGCAAAGCAGCAGTTTTGCTTCTCTCTGAGAATTTCCTCGAATCTAAGTGGCCAATGCTGGAACTCTCGGCTTTCATGGAAGCGAGAGACAAAACCCGTACAAATCCCAATCTCAAAATTGTACCCCTTTTCTTTCTGGTTTCACCCGATGTTCTTAAAAGCTTTACACCAGGCAACGAAAAGTGGAAACAGTTGGGGATATCCGAGGTAGAGCAAAACAACTGGTACCGCGCTTTGAATGCACTACGGCGGACGAATGGGTTGATGTTCAATGAAGGTGATGACGAAGGGGAGTTCAGAGATAAAATTGTGAAAGAAATCTGGCATACAATAACACCCTCACCAAGGTATCATGTCCCTCGGATGCAAGGGCAAGTACGAATGTGTCAG GAGGTTGCAGATTTCTTCAACACTGTTCATTCGGACGCAAAGAGAATCAGTGTTGCAGGATTGTATGGAATACCGGGCCACGGGAAAACTACACTTGCCAAGGCTTTCTGCAACTTCAAATTGGGGGATTTCGAAGGTAAAGTATGTCATCTGGAATTTTCCAGAGGCGATCCATTGCAAAGAGTAAAACTTGCTCTGCAGTATGTCACTCACTGCCCTCCATGGATTCTCCAGACACTGACAGATCCAGATCAG GCAAAAGTTGAGTTGGACAGAAGAGTGAAGGGCCAAAGGGTTCTGTTGGTTCTCGACAATATCACAGAGGAAAACATAGACGAAGTGAGATACTATGTTGAGGCAGACTTCAGGAAAGAAAGTTGCATTCTTTTGAGCGCACGCAGCGTAGATGTTTTAGTAAAGCATTTCAAACTTGAGTTGCAGTCATGCATGCGCGCTCCCAGGCTTGAAAAAGACGAGGCCATACACATATTATTAGAAAGAACATCTATAGAAGAGTCCACGCTGAGGGAAGACGACAAAAATACTGCTTTGAAGTGTGCAAACAGATGTTCATTCAGAGAGGTCGGTTCGATAGGTCGAACATTTCATCCGTTAGCCTTAAAAGCTTTTGGCGGCCACCTCTTCAGTAAATACGGTTCGCATCTGTCAAAATGGGTTGCTGAGATAGATGACATGGTAGACCGACCCGGTGATGGTTTGGATGAAGTGTTCGTTTTGCTGGGCAAAGCTTTCGATGACGTGCGTTCCGAGTACCGCACCATATTCATACTTCTCACCGTATATATGCTGCCCAATATGTCTACCCAGAAAGTTACTGAGTGGCTAGCAATAATTTGCAACAAAGAGATCTTGTTTATTGAGAAAGCA GTTGAGGATCTATGTAAGAAGGCATttattgaagaatttggacctgaAATTCGTATACATGACCTATATATTGAATTCGCTCGGAGTAAAGCAAATGAAATGAGGAGATGGCTGTGGTGGAAGGGTGACCCACCTAGTACACGTGGGTTACTATCATCAGAAGACAATGCAGGGTTTGAATTGGCTAAATTGGAGCAGTGCAACCGTCGAAGACCATCCCAGATCGTCCCCCAGGACCTTCAAAATCTATGGTTGCTTCAGCTCCTAGGTGTGCGGACTGAGAGCACGCTTGACTTAGGCAAAATGGGTCGTCTCAGAAGTATCACATTACACAAATGCAATGACCTGGAAGCACTTGAACGTATGGAAAATATTCAACAGCTAGCGTGGCTTCAGATAAGCGAGGTACATCCACTGTTTAAACTTCCTGAGCTAAGCAGCTTCCAAGGTTTACAACATCTTGAGATCAACATTGCAGTCAGCCAGGTGCTCAATCAGCTGGGAGATCTTACCGGTTGTGTTTCTCTGAGAGAGATTAATGTTTGCTGTCCATCCCTCTTGGAGTTCCCAAGGTTACATGGTTTGCCGCATTTGGAGAAAGTGGAATTTAGAGTGTGTAAGAAAGTGAAGGGGCCCCTCGACTGTACAGAATGTGTGGAGCTGCAATGTATTGTCCTCGACAGTTGCTGCGCGATGGCTGACGCACCGCTCCTTACTGGCTGTAAGAAACTATCAAAAATTTTATTGCAAGAATGTGATGCATTGACGACATGTCCAGATATAGATGTGCCAAGTGCTTTAAAGATACTAGAATTGTTCATTTCATCAGAAGCTGCGTCAGCGCCCAAAAGATTAGAGTCTTGTTACGGACTGGAGAATCTTCAACTATGGAATATGCAGTGTCTGAAGGAGCTTCCAAGTTTCACGCTTTTATCGAATTTGACTGTGCTCAGGCTTGACAAATGTGGTATAAGGGACCCACCAGATCTCACATGTTGTGCCTCGTTGGAGGATGTTTACTTTTTCAAACTAATATATTTAGAAAGGTTTCCCAATTTCTCAGGACTGAGGAAGTTAAAGAActtaagtttatatgattgctgGAGCGTTCAAGATCCTCCTGATATTAGTGGCTGCATTCAGTTACAGGTATTCCATCTAGTCTATAATGACAATATGGAAGGACTTCCAAACATGGGCGAGTTTTCACAATTAGAGGAAGTCAAACTGAGTTGGCGTTCTGAGTATGAGAAAGGGCATGTAGATTGTGAGTATTTTCACCCTTGTGAGGGTCCTCAATCTTTTCAAGAGGAAAGGTTCCCGAACTTACGCGATGCGGAAATGTTTCCGCAAAGCCTTGAATTCTATAGGAATCTTCAACCTTCTGTGGAATTAGTTTCAATGACATTTGAGTATAATGAGAATCTTCAATCTTGGGTGGAATGTTATAACGAGGAAAGCTCCCCAAGCATAAGTAATGCGGAAATGGTTCCCCAATGTCTCGAATTCAATGATGATCCTCAACAATGTGCGGAAATGGTTCCACAAAGTCTTCTATTCAAAAAGGATCTTCAATCTTATGTGAAAAGGAGTGCTCGAAATCTTCAATCTTATGTAAAAAGAATGATTCGACCACTTCAATCTTCTGTGAAGAGGGTTCTCCAAAGTCTTGCAGGGATGGTTAAATATTGCCTTCCATCCTCGGAGCTCATGATGGCATGTCGACCTCGTACTCATGATGAGGATCTCACTGTTGGAGCTCCACATTGTATTCGTTATGAGGATCTTCAACCTTGTTTGGAGCGTTATAAATATGAAACCTTCTGGAACTTAAATGATGTAAGCGCACCAGAAGCATTGAAAGAGTGGCAATGGCTAAAGGGCAAGAAAATATTGGTGAAAAAGTATGTCCGTAGACGGATTACCTATTACTCTCTCACTGCTCCATATAGATTGGGCTAG